The genomic interval CCCAAAGGGTGAATATTGAATTTGTGACCAGCGAGAGGGCGCGTGGAAGTCAGGTTCCGGACCCGGAAGCTGCAAAGTCACTATGAACGCTCTGGCGAAGCCGTCAAAGCCTATGGGGAGGCGGTTGCGCGGAAGTACATCCAGCGGGTCAATCTCATCAAGGCCGCCCGCGACGTTGATGAGCTGAAACGGCTTCCCGGTCTGAGGTGCCACCAGCTCAAGGGAGAACGCCTGGGTCAATGGGCAGTCAATCTCACAGAGTTCCAGCGCCTGATCTTCACGCTGGAGGGTGATCGGCTGGAAATAGTTCGAATCGAGGGGGTAAGCAAGCACTATGAGGACTGAGTTGGCAGCACATTCCGACCTCGCCATCCCTCCGGGGGAATACCTCGAGGAGGTCATCGGCGAACTTGGAATGACCAAGGACGAGCTTGCGACGCGGATGGCCCGTCCTGCCACCAAGCTGAGCCAGATCTTCAAGGGGGAAAAGGCTATCACCGCAGACACCGCCCTTCAGCTCGAGAAGGTGGTGGGTGTGCCGGCTCATATCTGGCTCGGGCTGGAGTCCGAGTACCGCCTCTCCCTGGTCAGGCAGGAGAAGGCGCGCGAGCAGGAACTCTTGAAAGCCGAGGTCGGTCTCGTTGACAGCTTCTGCTATCCGGAACTGGTGAAGCTGGGCGCGGTCGCTCGGCACTCGCATCCGATCGACAAAGTCATGGAGCTGCAGCGTTTCTTTGGCGTGGCCACTCTCCATTCAGTTCTCGAGGTCCGGCGTTACCAGGCTGCATTCCGTTGCGGCAAGTCGCCGAAGCAGGGGCATTCGTGCCAGGCGGCTGCTGCGTGGCTCAGGATGGGGGAGATCAAGGCTCGGGGAATCGTGTGTGCCCCGTTCAATAAGTCTCTGCTCCAGGAATCGCTCATGAAGATCAGGGCAATGACTCTGCAGACACCCGATCAGTTCCTGACACCTCTGAGCGAAATTCTGGCAAGCGCGGGGGTGGCCCTCGTTGTCTGCCCCCATTTTCCCGGCACGAAGGCCCATGGGGCGACCTTCTGGCTCGGGCGCGAGAAGGCCGTGCTCCTGCTGACCATCCGTGGCAAGTGGGCGGATATCTTCTGGTTCAGCCTCTTTCACGAAATCGGTCATATCCTGCTGCACGACCGTCAATCGGTATTTCTCGAAGATGACTGTGCCGCTCCCGAACAGGCGGAGCAGGAAGCTGCGGCCGATCGTTTCGCCGCCGATACACTCATCCCGCCAAAGGTCTATGAGCACTTTCTCAAACAGGGGATCTTCACTCCCTATTCGGTCCATGGGTTTGCCGATGTGCACGGGATAGACGCCGGGATCGTGGTCGGACGATTGCAGCATGACGGCCGCTTGAAGCACGAGTGGAACAATGACCTGCGGAAGCGTTACGAGTGGACATGAGACTGCCTCTCCGGCCACCGACCGGGGCCTCTTCGAAAGTTCCCGCGGAGCCGATGCTCCGGCACGGAAGTCTCGTGCTCATGACATTGGTGCCTTGGTCTTGGCGACCGAAGGTGATCCGATTGACCGAAAGAGGCCGCTAGGCCATGCGAAGCGGAAAGTAGGTCGTTATGCATAGCGGACAGCCGCAGCAGTTGTCGACTCTGACCGAAGAGATCGCAGTCGACTCTATCCGCGACTTCTTTAGGGATAAGCCATTCCTCTTCTTCGGTACGGGCATGTCTTGTGCGCTCGATCCTCGGTTCGGCATGGCCACCCTGAAGGATGAACTCGTCCAGAGGATTGGGGAACTAACACTTGCCGCTGAGCAGCACCGGCAATGGCAACAGGTTTCTCAGTCACTCAGTGGAGGCGCGGATCTGGAGTCGTCGCTCGATGGTGTGACTGATTCCGAGTTGCTGCAGCGGATCACAGAAATCACTGGACGGTTCATCGCTACCCTTGACCGCGAGTACGCCCTGCGCATTTCCAGTGGAGAAATTGCCTGGCCAGCGACCAACTTCGTCAAGCGGCTGGTTGACACCCTTCCCGAGGGAGATCGAATCCTCCATGCGCTTACTCCGAACTATGATCTGCTGTTCGAGTATGCATGCGATTCTGTTGGCATCCGATACACGAGCGGCTTCTTCGGAGGAGTGGAACGCAGAACCAATTGGGCAGCCGTGGACCAATCGTTGCATGTCCAAGAGGAAGTGTGCCAGCGGGCAAAGCTTGTTACCCTATTCAAGTACTGCAAGCATGTTCGACTCTACAAGGTCCACGGCTCACTGAATTATTTCTTTCATCGGAACGAGGTCGTCGAGAATGACTCATGGATGTGGTCACCGCCCGACTTCGTCCAACGGGTAATGATTACACCTGGCTTCTCGAAGTACGAGACGCTGCAACGCTACCGGCAGGAGTTGCTGAGATCTGCTGACGCCGCAATCGAGAAGGCGAGCCGCTTCTTGTTCTTGGGGTACGGTTTCAACGATAAGCATCTGGACGAATACATCAAACGAAAACTGATCACCCAAGGATGCAGGGGACTAATCATCACACGAGACTCCAACCCGCGCATTGAGGCGCTGCTGGCCGACGCGTCGAATTTGTGGTTGGTCTGCAAGGCGGCCACCGAAGGCAAAGATGGTACCCGCATCTTCAATAGACAATATGCGGGATGGCTCGATCTTCCTGCCAGAAGACTGTGGGACATAGTGGAGTTCACTGCCCAGATGTTCGGAGGCTAGAGAATGGCGATCTTCACATTCGATGCGTCTCATTCACTCGGCAAAGTCCGAGCAGTTGACACCCGCCGCGTGGCCATCCAGGTCAACAGCGATGAAGACCTGCGTAGAGCGCGGGTTGGCCAATGGGTGGCCCTTGCCTTGCCTGGCGCTACCGAAGAATGGCTGATCGCTATCATCGACAAGGTGATCAAGACACCTATTCTCGACGGCCCGTCGGACCCAGACTTGAGCAGCCCGGATGAGGCGGGAACGGCCGTTGGTCAACAGGAGAGCGTTCTGAATACGGTGCAAGTTACGCTGGTCGGAACAGTGGGATTGACTACAGCCAACGCGACCCGATTCTCGCGTTCATTGGTGCAAGTACCTGAAATTGATGGGGCATGCCACATCCTCCGAGATGCCCAACTGCAAGCGTTCATGGGCCTTCTCTCCTGCGTGGGGAAAACAGAGCACGCTTTGGAAATCGGGCACTACACGATTGACGAGAACGCAGCAGCATACTTGGATGGCAACAGGCTGTTCCAGCGCCATGCCTCGTTACTTGGCAGTACCGGCTCCGGGAAATCGTGGGCGGTGGCGGCCATCTTAGAGCAGGCAGCAAAGCTTCCGTCGGCCAATCTTATCGTGTTCGACCTGCACGGGGAATACCGTGCGCTTACCTATGCGCGACATCTGCGCATTCCGGGGCCAGAGGAACTTGGCATGAAGGACGATTCCCTTCTGTTCCTGCCGTTCTGGCTTCTGAACGCCGAAGAACTCCAGGCCATGTTCATCGACCGAAGCGAATTCAGCGCTCACAATCAAGTCATGGCGTTTCAGGACACTGTAGTTTCCGAGAAGAAGAAGACTCTTGAATCATTGAAGAAGGCTGACGTCCTCAACGCTTTTACCCTGGACAGCCCAATCCCATTCGCCATCCAAGATGTGATTGCTAGACTCAAGGAACTCAACGAGCAGATGGTCCCCGGAGCTAAGCCGGGCAGCGAAAAGAAGGGGCCTTTCAATGGCGAATTTGACAGGCTAATTCCTCGCCTTACGAGTAAGATTTCCGATAAGCGCTATGGATTTCTCTTTCAGGCGCCAGGCACCGAACATGGATATGACGGCATGGCGCGAATGATGGCGCGGCTGATGGACTACTCTGAAGCGAATGCCCAGGTCAAAGTCATCGACTTTTCAGAGGTGCCAGCTGACATTCTCCCCATCATTGTAGGACTTGTGGCCCGCATCATTTACCAAGTGCAATTCTGGACCGACCGAGATCGACGCAAGCCAATGGCCTTCGTGTGCGATGAAGCGCATCTGTATCTGCCTAAGAAGGACGGGAAGAACCCAGTGGAGCAGAGGGCCATAGAGAATTTTGAGAAGATCGCGAAGGAGGGCCGCAAGTACGGTGTAGCTCTTCTGATTGTCAGCCAACGGCCCTCCGATGTGAGCCCCACGATTCTGAGCCAATGCAACAATGTCATAGCGCTCCGGCTCTCCAATGGCGATGATCAAGCGACAGTCAGGAAGCTTATGCCAGAGAGCCTCGAAGGGTTAATGGACACCCTCCCGATTCTGGACATAGGTGAGGCGCTGGTAGTAGGCGATGCGGTCCTATTGCCCAGCAGAATTCGAATCCATCCGCCGGACGAGAAACCGCTAAGTGCGACCATTGAATTCTGGGATGAATGGGCTAAGAAGCCTGACACCCCGGATCTTGCGAAGGCAGTGGAGAATATGCGCAGACAGAACCGAGCCTAAGGTACGAGGATCATCATGGTCAACCAGAAGACCAAACTCGAACTCACCTGGATCGGCAAGGAGAGCCGGCCAAAGCTGGAGCCACGCATTCTTATTGAAGACCCTGGCAAGTCGCATCACGCGCCGTTCCGTGCCGGGAAGAGCGATATCTTCGACAACCGGCTGATCTTCGGCGACAACCTCCTTGCCCTCAAGGCACTGGAGCAGGAGTTCGCGGGCAAGGTCAAGTGCGTCTACATTGACCCTCCGTTCAATACGGGGCAAGCCTTTGAACACTATGATGACGGGCTGGAACACAGTACGTGGCTATCAATGATGGCCGAACGTATTGAAATAATCCGCCAATTGCTGTCACCTGAAGGCGTTCTCTTCGTTCATCTCGATCAAGAGGAAAATCACTACCTCAAGGTCATGCTTGATGAGATCTTTAATCGTCCCAACTTTCTGGGCCAAGTCGCATACGAGCGGTCTGGTGTGTCAGGCATTGGACAAGGTGGTGGTTTCTTGGTGAATACCCATGAGTACATCCTATGCTATGCAAAGGACCGAGATCGCTTTCAGGTTGCCGAGAATCGAGGAGCTGTGCCGATTGAAGTGAAGGACATGAAGCGGTACAACCGCATCCTGTTGTCAGCCGGGAAGCGAACTGAAGTAGCCAGATTTGTTGCGCCGTCCACAGGACAACCAGTCGTAATATTTCGCCATATCGGCGAGAAGATTGGCACAATCTCGCTCCGTAAGGCAGATGAACGATACAAAGAGATTCTCGCGGAATATCTCGAGCACTTTGCCCTGATCTTCCGCAATACGAGCATCCAGGATGAGAACGAGTTCCAGAATCGCATCTTGTCCTATTGCGGGGATGGTCTCTACTCTGCGGACTACCTTGTTTCCCGAGGCAAGAAGGAGGGAAGGCAGATAACCGCCTATTACTTGGGAGGACAGGTATTCGCATGGCTTGCCGACACTGCGGAGGTCCGGGGTGACATTGTCGTCAAGACCAACAAGCTCTCGGATTTTTGGACGCACGGGGAACTTCCAAAGGCTGACTTGGCAAACGAAGGGGGTGTGGAGTTTCGCAGAGGCAAGAAGCCCGAGAATCTACTCAAGAGGTTGTTGGGGTTGGCTACGGCTCAGGGTGACTTGGTGCTGGACTCCTTCGCCGGTTCCGGCACCACCGGCGCGGTGGCGCACAAGATGGGCCGCCGCTGGATCATGGTCGAGCTTGGCGAACACTGCCACACGCACATCATTCCGCGCCTGAAGAAGGTGATCGATGGCGAGGACAAGGGCGGCATCACCGAGGCCGTCGGCTGGAAGGGCGGCGGCGGGTTCCGCTATTTCCGTCTCGCGCCGTCGCTCCTCCAGAAAGACGAGTTCGGCAACTGGGTCATCAGCAAGGAATACAACCCATCCATGCTGGCCGAGGCCATGTGCAAGCTGGAAGGGTTTACCTACGCCCCCAGCGACACGGCCTACTGGCAGCAGGGGCATTCCACCGAGACCGATTTCATCTTTGTGACCACGCAGACCCTCACCCGAGAGCAGTTGCAGAAACTCTCCGACGAGGTCGGCGAAGGCCGTTCGCTTCTTGTCATGTGCGGCGCGTTTCGCGTTAGGAACCTCGACGAGTTTCCCAACCTGACGGTGAAGAAGATCCCGAAGGCCGTTCTGGCCCGCTGTGAATGGGGGCATGACGACTACAGCCTGGAGATCAGGAACCTGCCCATGAAGGCGCCGGAAGAAGAGATCATCCTGGAGCCCACGGCCACCGGCAAGAGCCCGCGTTCCAAGGTGGAACGACGGGCCGGCGTTCAGCAACCCTTGCTCTTCGATCCGTCCGCCGGGAAGGGAGGCGCGAAATGAACCCGCACATCAGCGCCATCGCCAATCGCCTGAGCCTCCGGAAACCCCAGCGTGATTCGCTGGAGATCCTCGCCCGGCTCTGCGACATCGTGTCGCTGGAAAAGAGCACCGACGTTGCCCAAGCGCTCAAGGCGGTTCAGGCCGAGTACGCCACGGTCACCGACTTCGAGCGCGATTTCCCCTCGCTCTGCTTTGCCTTGGCGACCGGCGTGGGTAAGACGAGGCTCATGGGCGCGTTCATCGCCTACCTGTTTAAGGCCGAGGGCATTCGGCATTTCTTCGTGCTCGCGCCGAACCTGACCATCTACAAGAAGCTCATCGCCGACTTTACGCCAAATACGCCCAAGTACGTCTTCCAGGGGCTCTCCGAATTCGCCGTGGAGCCCCCGGAAATCATCACCGGCGACAACTATGAGAGCGGCCGCGGCGTCCGCAAGAGGGACCTCTTCGGCGAATCGGCCGTGCACGTCAACATCTTCAATATCTCGAAGATTACGAGTATCGAAACGCCCAAGGGAGCCGAGAAGACCACCATCCCCCGATTCCGGCGGCTCCAGGAGTACATCGGGGAGAGTTACTTCGAGTACTTGTCGAAGCTCGACGACCTTGTGCTGCTGATGGACGAGTCGCACCGTTACCGGGCGTCGGCGGGCATGAGAGCGATCAGCGAATTGAAGCCCATTCTCGGCCTTGAACTGACCGCCACGCCCCATGTCGAGCGCGGCGGCGCTACGCAGGGGTTCCAGAACGTCATCTATGCGTATCCGCTGTCGAGTGCCATGACGGACGGGTTCGTCAAGGAACCAGCCGTGGCGACTCGCGAGAACTTCGATCCCAGGAACTACGACGCGGCCGGTCTGGAGCGGCTGAAGCTGGAAG from bacterium carries:
- a CDS encoding ATP-binding protein, translated to MAIFTFDASHSLGKVRAVDTRRVAIQVNSDEDLRRARVGQWVALALPGATEEWLIAIIDKVIKTPILDGPSDPDLSSPDEAGTAVGQQESVLNTVQVTLVGTVGLTTANATRFSRSLVQVPEIDGACHILRDAQLQAFMGLLSCVGKTEHALEIGHYTIDENAAAYLDGNRLFQRHASLLGSTGSGKSWAVAAILEQAAKLPSANLIVFDLHGEYRALTYARHLRIPGPEELGMKDDSLLFLPFWLLNAEELQAMFIDRSEFSAHNQVMAFQDTVVSEKKKTLESLKKADVLNAFTLDSPIPFAIQDVIARLKELNEQMVPGAKPGSEKKGPFNGEFDRLIPRLTSKISDKRYGFLFQAPGTEHGYDGMARMMARLMDYSEANAQVKVIDFSEVPADILPIIVGLVARIIYQVQFWTDRDRRKPMAFVCDEAHLYLPKKDGKNPVEQRAIENFEKIAKEGRKYGVALLIVSQRPSDVSPTILSQCNNVIALRLSNGDDQATVRKLMPESLEGLMDTLPILDIGEALVVGDAVLLPSRIRIHPPDEKPLSATIEFWDEWAKKPDTPDLAKAVENMRRQNRA
- a CDS encoding HigA family addiction module antitoxin, which gives rise to MAAHSDLAIPPGEYLEEVIGELGMTKDELATRMARPATKLSQIFKGEKAITADTALQLEKVVGVPAHIWLGLESEYRLSLVRQEKAREQELLKAEVGLVDSFCYPELVKLGAVARHSHPIDKVMELQRFFGVATLHSVLEVRRYQAAFRCGKSPKQGHSCQAAAAWLRMGEIKARGIVCAPFNKSLLQESLMKIRAMTLQTPDQFLTPLSEILASAGVALVVCPHFPGTKAHGATFWLGREKAVLLLTIRGKWADIFWFSLFHEIGHILLHDRQSVFLEDDCAAPEQAEQEAAADRFAADTLIPPKVYEHFLKQGIFTPYSVHGFADVHGIDAGIVVGRLQHDGRLKHEWNNDLRKRYEWT
- a CDS encoding site-specific DNA-methyltransferase; translated protein: MVNQKTKLELTWIGKESRPKLEPRILIEDPGKSHHAPFRAGKSDIFDNRLIFGDNLLALKALEQEFAGKVKCVYIDPPFNTGQAFEHYDDGLEHSTWLSMMAERIEIIRQLLSPEGVLFVHLDQEENHYLKVMLDEIFNRPNFLGQVAYERSGVSGIGQGGGFLVNTHEYILCYAKDRDRFQVAENRGAVPIEVKDMKRYNRILLSAGKRTEVARFVAPSTGQPVVIFRHIGEKIGTISLRKADERYKEILAEYLEHFALIFRNTSIQDENEFQNRILSYCGDGLYSADYLVSRGKKEGRQITAYYLGGQVFAWLADTAEVRGDIVVKTNKLSDFWTHGELPKADLANEGGVEFRRGKKPENLLKRLLGLATAQGDLVLDSFAGSGTTGAVAHKMGRRWIMVELGEHCHTHIIPRLKKVIDGEDKGGITEAVGWKGGGGFRYFRLAPSLLQKDEFGNWVISKEYNPSMLAEAMCKLEGFTYAPSDTAYWQQGHSTETDFIFVTTQTLTREQLQKLSDEVGEGRSLLVMCGAFRVRNLDEFPNLTVKKIPKAVLARCEWGHDDYSLEIRNLPMKAPEEEIILEPTATGKSPRSKVERRAGVQQPLLFDPSAGKGGAK
- a CDS encoding type II toxin-antitoxin system RelE/ParE family toxin, with translation MEVRFRTRKLQSHYERSGEAVKAYGEAVARKYIQRVNLIKAARDVDELKRLPGLRCHQLKGERLGQWAVNLTEFQRLIFTLEGDRLEIVRIEGVSKHYED
- a CDS encoding SIR2 family protein; this encodes MHSGQPQQLSTLTEEIAVDSIRDFFRDKPFLFFGTGMSCALDPRFGMATLKDELVQRIGELTLAAEQHRQWQQVSQSLSGGADLESSLDGVTDSELLQRITEITGRFIATLDREYALRISSGEIAWPATNFVKRLVDTLPEGDRILHALTPNYDLLFEYACDSVGIRYTSGFFGGVERRTNWAAVDQSLHVQEEVCQRAKLVTLFKYCKHVRLYKVHGSLNYFFHRNEVVENDSWMWSPPDFVQRVMITPGFSKYETLQRYRQELLRSADAAIEKASRFLFLGYGFNDKHLDEYIKRKLITQGCRGLIITRDSNPRIEALLADASNLWLVCKAATEGKDGTRIFNRQYAGWLDLPARRLWDIVEFTAQMFGG